In the genome of Thermosphaera aggregans DSM 11486, one region contains:
- a CDS encoding exosome complex RNA-binding protein Csl4 has translation MSSVKAVVPGEALGVEEEAIPVQGVYVDKQGYLRALVVGTVVMDKLKKTIMVRPANKRELGLRPGALVEAIVVSMSDDIAVLNIYNANGVPVDFSGILHVTQVSSEYVKTLWDVLRPGDIVRARVINSFIPYQVSIKDPGLGVVAARCSVCGDLLYKAGEKLHCASCGSIENRRIGVGYVYVLR, from the coding sequence GTGAGCAGTGTTAAAGCCGTGGTGCCTGGGGAAGCATTGGGCGTGGAGGAGGAGGCTATACCGGTTCAAGGAGTTTACGTTGACAAGCAAGGCTATCTCAGAGCGTTGGTAGTTGGAACTGTTGTGATGGACAAGTTGAAGAAGACGATAATGGTTCGGCCAGCTAATAAACGCGAGCTCGGACTAAGGCCTGGAGCCCTGGTCGAGGCAATTGTCGTGAGCATGAGTGATGACATAGCTGTTCTCAACATTTACAACGCTAACGGGGTCCCGGTTGACTTCTCAGGCATTCTCCATGTGACGCAGGTTTCAAGCGAGTATGTGAAAACCCTGTGGGATGTTCTAAGACCCGGAGATATAGTGAGGGCTAGAGTGATAAACAGCTTCATCCCCTACCAGGTCTCTATCAAGGATCCAGGCCTAGGGGTTGTGGCTGCCAGATGCAGTGTGTGCGGGGATCTACTCTACAAGGCGGGAGAAAAGCTTCATTGCGCTTCCTGTGGAAGCATAGAAAACAGGAGGATAGGTGTTGGATACGTGTATGTTTTAAGGTGA
- a CDS encoding 2-(3-amino-3-carboxypropyl)histidine synthase subunit 1/2, whose translation MPLEPLKSFLNNEKPSKILLHAPDGLKPLYLCLKKNIPSNIEVYYSSSPGYGACDIPLWEAEALGADGIVHIGHLEYPFKRLGNLGRKILYLPVYFNRLLSSEFLESISIHLKAKGFTALSVSSTVVEAKIRGQLAEYLSIKGFKIYEVEQPVLGCFYTPVTVLDERVDAHLLIAGGLFHHLGAYLSLRKPLVSIDPYRQSVMNYSREFAKYLQKRLYLVSKVKNSPMRTLGIIIGGLPGQYRPHMVEALKERAARKGYEAYVISSTYLTMDRLIAIDNSLKLDFYVVTSCPRLPIDDLSGFYKPVLTPGEFEAVLEGKEEYVFPW comes from the coding sequence ATCCCCCTTGAACCATTGAAAAGCTTTCTCAACAATGAGAAGCCTAGCAAAATACTTCTCCACGCGCCTGATGGCTTAAAACCCCTGTATCTGTGCTTGAAGAAAAACATCCCCTCGAACATAGAAGTATACTACTCTTCAAGCCCAGGGTACGGTGCCTGCGACATCCCCTTATGGGAGGCTGAGGCGCTCGGGGCGGACGGCATTGTTCACATAGGGCATCTCGAGTACCCTTTTAAAAGACTAGGCAACCTTGGCAGAAAGATTCTATACCTACCAGTATACTTCAATAGGCTACTAAGCAGCGAGTTTTTAGAAAGCATATCCATACATCTTAAGGCTAAAGGGTTTACCGCGCTATCTGTTTCATCAACCGTAGTGGAGGCTAAGATACGGGGTCAGCTCGCGGAATACTTGTCAATCAAGGGGTTCAAGATATACGAGGTAGAGCAACCAGTTCTCGGATGCTTTTACACACCGGTTACCGTTCTAGACGAAAGGGTTGATGCGCACCTGCTGATAGCTGGCGGCTTATTCCATCACTTAGGAGCCTACTTGTCTTTGAGAAAACCTCTTGTGAGCATAGATCCGTACAGGCAGTCCGTCATGAATTATTCTCGCGAGTTTGCAAAGTACCTACAGAAGAGGCTATACCTTGTGTCTAAGGTGAAGAACTCTCCAATGCGGACACTGGGAATTATTATCGGCGGGTTGCCCGGGCAGTATAGGCCCCATATGGTTGAGGCTTTGAAGGAGCGGGCGGCCAGGAAAGGTTATGAAGCATACGTGATATCGTCCACCTACCTTACCATGGATAGGTTGATCGCAATTGATAATTCATTAAAGCTGGACTTTTACGTGGTGACGAGTTGCCCTAGGCTCCCGATAGACGATTTATCAGGCTTTTACAAGCCCGTTCTCACGCCGGGAGAGTTCGAAGCGGTTTTAGAAGGTAAGGAGGAGTATGTTTTTCCATGGTGA
- a CDS encoding transcription factor S — MVRFCPKCGGLMKPVKSSNNTELVCVKCGYRMRAGERELEKYRVSSRIEHSTREKTIVVGDVDTSKLPVSKEVTCPKCGNHEAYYWMIQTRAADEPPTRFYKCVKCGHTWREYE; from the coding sequence ATGGTTAGGTTTTGCCCCAAGTGCGGAGGATTAATGAAACCGGTGAAATCGTCAAATAATACGGAACTGGTTTGCGTTAAATGCGGTTATAGGATGAGGGCGGGTGAACGAGAGCTCGAGAAGTATAGGGTGTCGTCGAGGATAGAGCACTCTACGAGGGAGAAAACAATAGTTGTCGGCGACGTTGACACTTCCAAACTGCCTGTTTCTAAAGAGGTCACATGCCCTAAGTGCGGCAACCATGAAGCATACTACTGGATGATTCAAACAAGGGCTGCTGACGAGCCGCCGACAAGGTTTTATAAATGCGTTAAATGTGGCCATACATGGCGGGAATACGAGTAG
- a CDS encoding signal recognition particle protein Srp54: MVFENLKESIAKFFRSEKYEEAVNEFIKDLQKELVKSDVNLNLAFEITKKIKERALTQEPPVGVSRKEWFLSIVYEELVKLLGGDSKPSIKPARKPWIIMLVGLQGSGKTTTAAKLAYFYKLEGYKVGLVAADTFRPAAYDQLRQLGEQIGVPVYGDPSIEDAVEIASRGVKYFVEKGFEVVIIDTAGRHHKEEDLLEEMRLISSSVKPDEIILVIDGSIGQQAYNIAKKFHETTPIGSIIVTKLDGTAKGGGALSAVAATGAPIKFVGLGEKVEDFEVFKPSKLVGRVLGYGDIEGLVERVKRIQLELTEKDVEDIMEGRLNMRLVYKQLVSLRKMGPLRKILQMIPGLGVKIPFEVDPKDLELKLSKWLAVINSMTYDELDNPEIIDKSRLKRIARGAGVDAEYVRELLKQYDLLKKLSKQLKKRKDLLKKLGEGFNVQDLQAP; this comes from the coding sequence ATGGTTTTTGAAAACCTTAAGGAATCCATTGCGAAGTTTTTCAGGTCGGAAAAGTATGAGGAAGCAGTAAACGAGTTTATCAAAGACCTGCAGAAGGAGCTTGTAAAATCTGATGTTAACCTCAACCTTGCTTTCGAAATAACAAAGAAAATTAAGGAGAGGGCTCTCACGCAAGAACCCCCGGTCGGGGTTTCCAGGAAAGAATGGTTTTTATCAATCGTATACGAGGAATTGGTTAAGCTGCTCGGCGGCGATTCAAAACCCTCGATAAAGCCTGCGAGAAAGCCGTGGATAATAATGCTGGTCGGGCTCCAGGGAAGCGGTAAAACCACCACCGCAGCCAAGCTAGCATACTTCTACAAGCTCGAAGGCTACAAGGTCGGCCTAGTAGCCGCTGACACGTTCAGGCCGGCAGCGTACGACCAGTTGAGACAACTGGGAGAGCAGATAGGTGTCCCGGTTTACGGTGACCCTTCGATAGAAGATGCTGTGGAGATAGCTTCGCGGGGCGTGAAGTATTTCGTTGAGAAAGGGTTTGAAGTAGTAATCATAGATACCGCTGGCAGACATCATAAAGAAGAGGATTTACTGGAAGAAATGAGATTGATCAGTAGTAGCGTTAAACCCGACGAGATAATCCTGGTCATCGACGGGTCAATAGGTCAGCAAGCATACAATATTGCGAAAAAGTTTCACGAGACAACCCCTATTGGTTCGATAATTGTGACGAAGCTGGACGGTACGGCAAAGGGCGGGGGAGCTCTCTCAGCTGTCGCAGCAACAGGTGCGCCTATAAAGTTTGTTGGTCTCGGGGAGAAAGTCGAGGATTTCGAAGTGTTCAAACCATCCAAGCTTGTTGGAAGAGTCTTAGGCTACGGAGACATTGAGGGGCTGGTTGAAAGAGTTAAGAGAATACAGCTAGAGCTGACTGAGAAAGACGTTGAAGACATTATGGAGGGGAGGCTGAACATGAGGCTTGTGTACAAGCAACTAGTCAGCTTGAGGAAGATGGGGCCGCTTCGCAAAATTCTTCAAATGATCCCAGGGCTGGGCGTTAAGATCCCGTTCGAGGTAGATCCGAAGGATCTAGAGCTCAAGCTATCCAAGTGGCTCGCGGTCATCAACTCCATGACGTATGATGAGCTTGACAACCCGGAGATCATAGATAAATCCCGCTTAAAGAGAATTGCCAGGGGGGCAGGGGTTGACGCGGAGTATGTAAGAGAATTGTTGAAACAGTACGATTTACTGAAGAAGCTGAGCAAGCAACTCAAGAAAAGGAAGGATCTTTTAAAGAAGCTTGGAGAAGGGTTCAATGTCCAGGATCTACAAGCCCCGTAG
- a CDS encoding tRNA pseudouridine(54/55) synthase Pus10, with protein sequence MGGSSISTPLDFNKIVEDVEKTLSKYPLCDHCLGRFFAKYGLGLSNRERGSSLKTMLGFKLYDDYSSKRIGRDSLLALAENAGEPLTRMVEKLFAENVNPKTCFICGGRISDEWLDSVAEAVYEKLKEASVTRFVVGVKLGRNLREKELQLVTETGFTRAESLKNEIKREVGKKVMAKYGLVPDFEKPEATAIVKLDENFNYRVELVITPVLLKGVYNKRGRNISHVPWLAKQGGRKYPLSIQEYLESRLADPFKAKKVKIHAAGREDVDARTLGPGRPLVIEIVEPLVRSYDIEDVNKLIRSDLVEVRVHKPASRRDIELLKQTSREKRKVYRLLVVSSTPISEAQLNELEAYFNDIAIQQRTPIRILTRKKDVLRVRKVYEVRTKPVSSTSFEALVYCDGGLYVKELVHCDQGRTNPCFASILNTELKPVELDVLYIEH encoded by the coding sequence ATGGGAGGGTCGAGCATTTCAACCCCGCTTGACTTCAACAAAATCGTTGAGGACGTTGAGAAAACACTGTCTAAATATCCTTTATGCGATCACTGCTTAGGCAGGTTTTTCGCCAAGTACGGGCTTGGCTTAAGTAATCGTGAAAGAGGGTCTTCGCTTAAAACCATGCTCGGGTTTAAACTATACGATGACTACTCGTCTAAGAGAATCGGTAGAGATAGTCTCCTCGCCCTGGCTGAGAACGCTGGGGAACCGTTGACCCGAATGGTTGAGAAGCTTTTTGCTGAGAACGTGAATCCGAAGACGTGCTTCATCTGTGGGGGAAGGATTAGCGATGAATGGTTGGATTCCGTTGCAGAGGCTGTTTACGAGAAGTTGAAGGAAGCCTCTGTAACAAGATTCGTAGTAGGGGTGAAGCTGGGCAGGAATTTGCGTGAAAAGGAATTACAACTAGTGACTGAAACAGGATTCACGAGAGCCGAGTCGTTGAAGAATGAGATTAAGAGAGAAGTTGGGAAGAAAGTAATGGCTAAATACGGGCTGGTTCCTGATTTCGAGAAGCCCGAAGCAACAGCAATAGTAAAGCTCGATGAAAACTTCAACTATCGGGTTGAACTCGTGATAACCCCGGTCTTATTGAAAGGCGTGTACAACAAGAGAGGACGCAACATTTCCCATGTTCCATGGCTCGCGAAGCAGGGCGGAAGGAAATATCCCTTGAGCATTCAAGAATACCTGGAGTCCCGGCTAGCGGATCCATTCAAGGCTAAAAAAGTGAAGATTCATGCCGCCGGGAGAGAGGATGTTGACGCTAGAACGTTAGGCCCTGGTAGACCATTAGTCATTGAGATTGTTGAGCCTCTTGTGAGGAGCTACGATATTGAAGACGTTAATAAGTTAATCCGTAGCGACCTCGTTGAAGTAAGAGTTCATAAGCCAGCCAGTAGGAGAGATATCGAGCTTCTGAAACAAACCTCTAGGGAGAAAAGGAAGGTGTACAGACTGCTTGTGGTCTCATCAACCCCTATCAGCGAGGCACAATTAAATGAGCTGGAGGCATACTTTAACGACATTGCTATTCAACAGAGAACCCCTATCAGAATCCTAACCCGTAAGAAGGATGTTCTCAGAGTGAGAAAGGTTTACGAGGTTAGAACCAAACCAGTTAGCTCCACTAGCTTTGAAGCATTAGTTTACTGTGATGGAGGCTTGTACGTAAAGGAGCTAGTCCACTGTGATCAGGGAAGGACAAACCCTTGCTTCGCAAGCATCCTCAACACCGAGCTGAAGCCTGTTGAGCTGGACGTCCTCTACATCGAGCACTAG
- a CDS encoding METTL5 family protein gives MVRILDKKMVELAISKIPRPQGLKRRLEQYPTPSWIVAHVVWKAFMNGDVEAKAVADLGCGDGRLLYASFLLGARLGLCVEVDEEAVKHAVSVLNSHFSEYVPRAVFIVADASQLSLFNVDTVIMNPPFGVVKENRGLDVAFLRRALQYARSVYSIHKYSPGLLKILEDLAKSYNFVIGSTELLDFDIPMVFETHRSRIYRFKSLFIVLRR, from the coding sequence ATGGTGAGAATTCTAGATAAGAAGATGGTAGAGCTGGCAATTTCTAAGATACCACGCCCCCAAGGCTTGAAGAGACGTTTGGAACAGTACCCCACTCCCTCATGGATTGTGGCCCACGTGGTATGGAAGGCTTTCATGAACGGTGATGTTGAAGCCAAGGCTGTCGCGGACCTTGGGTGCGGGGATGGAAGGCTTCTTTACGCATCCTTCCTACTGGGGGCTAGATTAGGCTTGTGCGTGGAGGTTGACGAGGAAGCGGTTAAGCATGCTGTGAGCGTTTTAAACAGCCACTTCAGCGAGTACGTCCCGAGAGCAGTGTTTATTGTTGCCGATGCTTCACAACTAAGCCTTTTCAACGTTGACACCGTTATCATGAACCCTCCCTTCGGAGTTGTCAAGGAAAACAGGGGGTTGGATGTAGCCTTCCTCAGGAGGGCGTTGCAGTATGCTAGAAGCGTTTACAGTATTCACAAGTATTCGCCAGGATTGTTGAAAATCCTGGAGGACCTTGCTAAATCTTACAACTTCGTGATAGGGTCGACCGAGCTTCTCGACTTCGATATTCCAATGGTTTTTGAAACCCACAGGTCAAGGATATATAGGTTTAAAAGCTTATTCATAGTGCTAAGAAGGTGA
- a CDS encoding DUF2067 family protein: MPLVKRRFFVNCRHNECIEIIQRVSEKLPSIDTVEYEVREGGMLIEMYGYSTDIKKAWTVIKEYIKHPGRQGGKGMFKYSLKTLSKQAGKTFPPAVLVKLLNLKGFKAQYSSIDEAIHTDAGLEVLMDLINRVDAAVALVRDKVKGTAGKYYLTTLMIATGLGLEDVVNESLRLGHLRVNEEDGLLTLAVEWDKGVDEFIKKYRLSSS; this comes from the coding sequence TTGCCACTGGTTAAGCGTAGATTCTTCGTAAACTGCCGGCACAATGAGTGCATCGAGATTATTCAAAGAGTATCGGAGAAGCTTCCCTCAATCGACACCGTGGAGTACGAGGTTAGGGAGGGTGGGATGCTAATAGAAATGTACGGTTACTCCACCGATATCAAGAAGGCTTGGACTGTGATTAAAGAGTATATCAAACACCCGGGTAGGCAAGGCGGGAAGGGGATGTTTAAATACTCTTTGAAAACCTTGAGCAAGCAGGCTGGTAAGACGTTCCCACCCGCGGTTCTAGTTAAGTTGTTGAACCTTAAGGGTTTCAAAGCACAATACTCCTCAATAGATGAAGCCATCCACACTGATGCGGGCTTGGAAGTCCTAATGGATCTAATCAACCGTGTGGACGCGGCAGTCGCCCTGGTCAGGGACAAGGTGAAGGGAACGGCTGGGAAATACTATTTAACCACCCTGATGATTGCGACAGGGCTGGGCCTCGAAGACGTTGTAAACGAGTCGTTAAGGCTTGGACATTTAAGGGTTAACGAGGAGGACGGTCTTTTAACGCTAGCTGTTGAATGGGATAAAGGAGTCGATGAATTTATTAAGAAATATCGATTATCCTCATCTTAA
- a CDS encoding RNA polymerase Rpb4 family protein: MSEIPLLEEKPLTNPEALNELKKVIDRLQAQGAPIPLLLTRTYDYLKRFSKIPYERVGEVKEFLRSKGLREESIIMIVNICPKTVDELRPLLELEDKTLETSVAEEISNFMSQYCVEKTGK; encoded by the coding sequence TTGAGCGAGATACCTTTACTAGAGGAGAAGCCCTTAACAAACCCTGAAGCATTGAATGAGCTGAAGAAAGTAATCGATAGGTTGCAGGCGCAGGGAGCACCCATACCCCTACTGCTTACTCGAACCTACGATTATTTGAAACGCTTCTCAAAGATTCCATATGAGAGGGTGGGCGAGGTTAAAGAGTTTTTAAGGTCGAAAGGTCTCAGGGAGGAATCAATAATAATGATCGTTAACATATGCCCTAAAACCGTGGACGAGTTGAGGCCTCTTCTAGAGCTCGAAGATAAAACCTTGGAGACATCTGTGGCCGAGGAGATATCGAACTTTATGAGCCAATACTGCGTCGAGAAAACGGGTAAGTAA
- a CDS encoding DNA-directed RNA polymerase subunit L — protein MEIEVLTKTSNHLAIKIKGEDHTLGNLLMKEALRHPKVVYASYRVPHPLREEIEFVITVQEGTDVGEVLREIVGGIKRELSDFKSAVEASIK, from the coding sequence GTGGAGATTGAGGTTTTAACAAAAACTTCTAATCATCTCGCGATCAAGATAAAAGGCGAGGATCACACGCTCGGCAACCTGTTGATGAAGGAGGCGCTGAGGCATCCCAAAGTAGTTTACGCATCATACCGTGTCCCGCATCCTTTAAGAGAGGAGATAGAGTTCGTAATAACTGTTCAAGAAGGCACGGATGTCGGGGAAGTGTTAAGAGAAATAGTGGGTGGGATAAAGCGAGAGCTAAGTGATTTCAAAAGCGCGGTGGAGGCTTCGATAAAGTGA
- a CDS encoding 50S ribosomal protein L21e, with translation MVRAPRGLRHRTRKLLRKNVRERGSIPPLSLLLVEYKEGDVVHIKINPSVHEGMPHRRYHGRTGVIVGRRGLSYIVKVMAGDKEKILFVRPEHLRLASSNQLKSI, from the coding sequence ATGGTTAGGGCTCCAAGAGGCTTACGCCATAGGACTAGGAAGTTGTTGAGGAAGAACGTGAGGGAAAGAGGGAGCATACCTCCTCTAAGTCTATTGCTAGTAGAGTATAAGGAGGGTGACGTAGTCCACATTAAAATTAACCCTTCCGTACACGAGGGGATGCCGCATAGGCGATACCATGGCAGGACGGGCGTTATAGTGGGGAGGAGGGGTTTATCCTACATAGTGAAGGTCATGGCCGGGGATAAGGAGAAGATTTTATTCGTCAGGCCGGAGCATTTAAGACTGGCCTCAAGCAACCAACTCAAATCCATTTAA
- a CDS encoding 50S ribosomal protein L16 codes for MPLRPARCYTHFSGPPYTRREYIPGVPQPKISKFEMGNPKLDYDYEVKLIVEEPGQIRHNALEASRVMALKVLTTAAGENNFYLKVVKYPHHVIRENKMMAFAGADRLQDGMRLSFGKPIGTAARVFPGDEVIVIRVKKEHLKACKDALRVAGSKLPLPTRIVVHPLKEGLPPA; via the coding sequence ATGCCGTTGAGGCCTGCGAGATGCTACACACATTTCAGCGGTCCGCCCTACACTAGGAGGGAGTATATTCCAGGAGTCCCACAACCGAAGATTTCCAAGTTTGAAATGGGAAATCCTAAGCTAGACTATGATTACGAGGTCAAGCTCATAGTGGAGGAGCCGGGGCAGATAAGGCATAACGCTCTTGAAGCCTCACGTGTCATGGCTTTGAAAGTGCTGACAACGGCAGCCGGTGAGAACAACTTTTACTTGAAAGTCGTTAAGTATCCGCACCACGTTATAAGGGAAAACAAGATGATGGCTTTCGCAGGAGCTGACCGTTTGCAAGACGGTATGAGGCTGTCGTTCGGCAAACCGATTGGAACAGCCGCGAGGGTTTTCCCAGGTGACGAGGTAATTGTTATAAGAGTTAAGAAGGAACATTTGAAAGCATGCAAGGACGCTTTAAGAGTGGCTGGTAGCAAGCTTCCACTGCCTACGAGGATTGTTGTGCATCCTTTGAAGGAGGGCTTGCCACCGGCTTAG